The sequence below is a genomic window from Gymnogyps californianus isolate 813 chromosome 11, ASM1813914v2, whole genome shotgun sequence.
GGGGCTGCGATTCTCAGGGCAGCTTGGGCAAAGGGCAGATGattcctcattttctctttgtaaataaaaacgTTACCTTCCAAACTGTACTGTGGCTTGGCTTGATAAATCtggagcttttatttttttgttgtattgtattgtattttttccaagcaagGGTGCCAGTGCAACTCGCCCTGTAGCGCAAAGGGAcccagaaagagagaggaagagaaaatgaatttaaattccAAAGGGGTTTCAGTGCTGGTTTCCTAGTCCCCGAGTCAGCAATGTGTTTGTGAAAATTCAGCCTTTTTGTCTCTTAGAAAAAAAGGGCTAAATCTACATCGGTGGCCCAGTCTAGGTTTGctattctttgcattttctattCAAGTGAATGAGAGTGAATGAAGTGGCCTGGGACCCTTTATTTGATCTACTCAATTGCATAAAGTGACAGAATTCtaatatatttgtttaatgCTCTTCAATGGGGCTTTCACTTTCTAGCTTGCAAATGAAGCCTCGATCTGCAaagttttgtcctttttttctttccacctttttttttcctggcagagAGACCATATTTCATAACTTGGGCCACGGTTTGAAGTGATTTCGAGAGGAGTTTTAGACTCGAAAAGtgggaaataaagaaacagatgtgAAGTTATTGTAAATTCTTATAGTGGACTCTGGGGCTATTGTACACCCACTGCAGGCGGTCCAAAGCCTCTCTTTTTCATGCTGTAATTGAAACATATTAATTAGATAATTTGTTGttagtttaaaagaaacaaatacagccCCTCCAAGGCTTCACAGCCTCGGTTTCTTTTTGttactaaaaacaaaacaaaaaaaaacaacccacaaagTGACATTTATATTAAGATTCCGAGATAATTCGGCACTGAAGTTGATGAAGCTGCTaagttttttctccctttcccaagGACCACTTTTGAAGAAAGGCTGGCTCATAAAACTCCCTCTCAGGGGTCGCCGGCGAGTTCTTTTCTCCCTACCTGGCACAGACCGCCCTTCCCCGCAAGGCGCGGTCcgagagaaaataaatattctgggTGAGAAAGAGCTGGCTTTCTTCAATAGAGGATTCAGTCTTGTGGGGTGGTGTCTTGTCACACGTcgaggggaaagaaaacaaaacaaaaaaaaaaaaaaaaaaaagacaaagaaatatcCCGACGAGAAAGGATTCACATACCATGCACTGACATGAAGCAAAAACCCGAGTCGCCAAGCACGACTGGGTTCGCGGGCTTACCTTGCACAGCCGGACTCAAACTCATCCTCCGGAAGCAAAGAGCTTTTGCCTAGAATGAACGGTCTCTTTGCATCAAGTACGCCTAGCTTATAATGTCTCGCTGgcaaataaaatcaagaaatcCCCCCCCGACCCACACGAAATGTCTAAACACGACGGAGAGCTCGGCCGTGGCTGATTCACTCGCCCCCCCTTCGCCCGTTCCCTCCGCGCTGTTGTCTCTTGCTGTTCTATTTCAGATCTGTGTTTATTGACATTGGACTTGAGCCATTAGGGAGATTTAACAAGTCAAAGCAGTAAATTCAAGCGACGCGCTGAGCTGcgtatttgtttgaaataagcATCGCAACATTTAGGGGAGCGGGGCGCGGGCAGAGATGCGCGTTTGAGCGCGGCGCCGGCCCCGCGGGCTGCGCGCTGGCGGCCGGAGCGCGGGTGAGGGCGCGGGTGGCGAGAGGGGTCCTCGGGCTTGGGCAGTCTCGGGCAATCGCAGAGATAAAGAGGAAAATGGCACTTTAAAAGTTCGGTTGCGAGTCTTACTATGGGATCACGTAGCGAGGAAGCTATTGCaccttttgaaaatattttgctttggggCATAATCTTTTCAGATCATTATCTCCGCTGATTACtatatagtttaaaaaagaCCCTGAAAGTGCAGCTTCATCTTCTTAGCTGAGCTCGGATTTCATCTTTGAGGATTTGTTCTGACTGCTaggtcttaaaagaaaaaaagaaaggaaggagaaaaagagtcCTCGTCGTCTAAAAGTGTAGGTCATCGCTTGTTTAGGAAAAGTTTGTCGAGTTATGTGTCCATTGATCTGGTGATAAGTTTTGAATGCTTTCTTTAGCTGATCGTGTTGATATAATCGTGGGTTGGACTTGATGAATGAGTTCAGTTGTCCCCCATCTGACAAGCTTTAGCAGCTTCATGCATTTTAATCAGCCCAATGATTCATgtattttccaccttttttctgtgtgtgggATCcgttctctttaaaaaaaatggtcgCAACTGGATTAATTACCCTCTACATTAATCTTAAAACTTTTGCAAGGACCTTGCGGTATGTAGTAAGGAAACGGGGATGTCACTTGCGCAGTTTATGGTccagaaattcagaaagagaTCAGGCAGAGACAAAACCTCTGTAACATCATTGCCGTAGAATTAGTGAATCCTGTCCGTTCATTAGAATACAATGTCGTTTTCTTGCTAATAAGTATTCGGTTGTCTCGTAACTGCGCTCTTGGCGCAGACTGCCTCATCTCTGAGACACTTATTTACTAATTTCGCTAGATTGCTtctataattttcaaaaatggcAGAATCCTTGTAAAATCCCTAAAAGAGTTGGAGAACCCCACTGGAAGGTGCCCGGAATCCAGTTCTCATTGTAACTACTTTgcccttattttttaaaagggactGTATATTGGCTTACAGAAAAACGGCTACAATTTTAAGTGTTACAGTTTGCAACCTACCGTTTTTGGAAAAAGTGATCAATAGAGATGGAGAAATTATAGCAGTGGCTGGAGTAACTGCAATGCTTGAGGAGGTTTAAACGACAGGTAAAAGACTACAATAGCTCACTTGTActcaaaaaagattttgagatGCCACttgtaagaaaaaacacaactgaCAAAAATTCAATATTCTCTGTCTTAAAAAGTAACTaattctttaaagatttttatgcTTGCTCTGTATTGTAGAAGCTCActaatttttatactttttagAGAAAATTTGACTGGGAGTATGTAGGTGATAagtatacatacacacaggcATAAATGTAATACGTGTTTATATTCCGTATAAGCGTATAGGACACaaatgcatatgtgtgtgtatgcatatatgtatagatatatagatataaaaacCACAGAACACACTTATGTATGTTATCTCTTCGGTAAACCGGCGATAATGACAATTTTACCTAACGTTATAGTATGTTAATAACTAGATTTATAGTAACCTCCTGTGAAAAGGCTGTTTAGATTATCTAAATATTGGAGTAACGTCATTCCTTTTTCGTGAACtaatgcttttacttttctcgtgtaaactctttaaaaagacaaataagaaaCTAAGTctgcatttacatattttaatgagaaaatattatttggaCGACTAGGTTTATAATTTAACGTAGACACTTTTTTAACCTTTGTCTTAAAACACACATGCTGGGAACAGGAACACCAATATTTAAAATGCCATGCTTATTTTGTACAGGggaaaaaacttaaaaagaaatgtctttacAGTTTCAATAGACACTAATGCCGtttgtggggaggggggggtcttttttttcttaacttaaGCAGTTCACAACAGAACAACAGTTCAGTTTCCAGCAAACTACCTAAAACTAGAAAGGAGTATATCAAACAAAAGTgcattttacacattttataATCATTCCTATGCACAAACATTTACAGTTTCCCTAGCCCCCTCTCTCTTGTCTGCAAAGCTCCAGCAGAAATCAGGATGACCTCCACAGTTTGTACCTGCTGTTGTGTTACTTCTCCACGTTTTGCCAGTGacttcagcagcttttcttaAGCTATGCTGGGTTGTGTGCTTGGTAAcaggtttattttaattattattattattgtttgtttttaagctattaaataaatagctacaaaatttaaaaaacaaagaaaccctcAGCTCCCTAAACCTTCAGGTTAATCAGAAGTTAACAGACAAAtcaacttctctttctcttccacctGAAAACTACAGTAAACATCCACGTTACAACAGGTACTGCAAAGGGGACCTCATCTGATTTACAGTACAGATGCAAGTTCAGTATTTACATTAAAACAGGCGCTTTGTAAACAATACAGGTATGGAGTGAGTGAACGGGTGCCTTGCCGTTGCACGGCGTCCTGCTCCCGCGGCGCTCCCCACGCTCGCCCCGCACCGCCCCGGCGCCCCCGGCCGCAGGCGGGGAGCCGCAGCCGGCagggccgcccgccgcctcccttACCTGCggggccctggctgccagctcACCGCTCCTTCTTAGGGGCGACTGAGCCCGCAGGTCCCGCAGCCTTGCCCCGCGGAAATCATGCCCTTTGCGTAACAACGAGACGCGCACAGGCGGACACGCACACGCACCCACACAAAGGACACGAGCACTTCCCGGCGTTTCCAAGATCCAAGCGTTTGCTGCTTGGAGGCTGGAAACGTCGCTGCTCTCCTGCAGTGAGACTGCAGCCATTTCACACTGTTTATGGTTTTAAGGATCGGTCCTGTATAAAcccctgctcttccccagacaaaggaagggaaagaggcaTCGCCGGGCCAGGCTTGCCTGGTCCCCGGCAGATCGAAGATGCCTGAAGTACTTTTGGAAAACTAGTGATGCATATGGCAGTTCCTaccgggcggggaggggggcgggccGGGTCGGTTCGTTTTGCCTCAGACgagcagaaaacaaagttcAGAACCAGGAAAGAAGCCGAGACGCGAAGGAGGGCACGGCTGAAGGGGCgaagcagaaaggcagctcACGCGAACGGCAAACCTCAGTTTCCCGCGGGGAGTTGTCTCTGCTTTcgaggaaaagagaagagaggagggaggaaagaagcggaaggagggagagaaggggagggaggagagctcCGAGGAAACTTTGGGCGAAAGGGGACGGCGGAGTCCGTGCGGGCGGCCCGGGTCAGTGCACCGCCACGGAGTGCAGGGCGGGCGCCGGGCTGGTGAGAGTCTCGCTGGGGGTGGCCGGGCTGCTTTGGCTAGTGGCCGTCTGCGAGGACGTGGGGCTGAGGGAGGGCGGCGAGTTCGAGAGGATGGTGGGGATGGgcgcgggcagggcgggcagggccggCACCGCGGCGGGGGTAGGCTtgatggggacggggatggcCGGCAAAGTCTGCCCCCCATGGCAGAGCGGCTTAATGGGCACGCCGTAGGCGCCGTACTCGCTGCTGGCCATGGAGATGGGGGTGGCGGTGTCGATCATGCCGGAGCTGTACATGTGGGGCCAGCCCGTGCCAATGGAGCTGCCCACCGTAGTCAACTGGTTGGGGAGGGGGTAGGCGGCCGGCATGGGCTGCATCGTGGAAAAGGCGAGGCCCCCGGGCATCTTGTACTCTCTGGCGATGATGTTCTCGATGGCGAAGGGGTGCTTGAAGCTGGAGGGCTGGGACACGCCGAGGTTGTACGTGGACATCTGGGGCAGGTGGGTGCCGGTGGCCGCCAGGGCGCTGAGCCGCAGCTTCgcctgctgctgcaggtacTGCGCCGCGTCCGCCGGCTTGCTGGGGGCCAGGTGGTCCGACTTGACCACCTTGAAGCGCTTGCGGCGGCGCAGGAAGCTGCCGTTCTCGAACATGTCCCCACAGCTGGGGTGCAGCGCCCAGAAGCTGCCCTTGCCCGGCTGGTCGGGGCGGCGCGGGATCTTGATGAAGCAGTCGTTGAAGGAGAGGTTGTGGCGGAGGGAGTTCTGCCAGCGCTGCGTGTTCTCCCGGTAGTAGGGGAAGCGGTCCATGATGAACTTGTAGATCTCGCTCAGGGGCAGCATCTTCTCCGGGGAGCTCTGGATCGCCATGGCGGTCAGCGAGATGTAGGAGTAGGGAGGCTTCTGATCACTGTAAGTGTTTCTGCCCGGGCGAGGCATCTTCGCTAGGAGACCCGCGGAGATCTGCAGAAGGGCAGCGACAAGGAGGGGgtcgggggtggggggagaggggtgagTCCGAGAGGATTTGCACCGACACCCGGCCGGGGCAGCGGGTGGGTGTGGGGCCGGGCTGGAGAAAGAAGGACACGGGGAAGGGGCACGGCGGACCTCAGCCCTCGGGGGGGGCGGGATGGGGGCAGGGGAAACCAACCCGGAGCTCTGCGCCGCCGGCGGGGGAAAAGCGATGTGCCTTTCTCCCAGCTCCGGCCTCGCTCAGCCTGGCCTCCCCGCAGAAGCCCGCGCCCGTAAAGTTACTCTAGTGGTAGCTCTGCCTTCTGGTCTCGGcgaggaggagaaggggacctcctcccatcccctgccctcccctcgTCTCCCACCCCACTCCATGCCAGCCCTGCATATGCCCACCTTAAAGTTGCTGGAAGTTGACAGTCCGCATCCGGGACGCAGCTGGGAGTCCGGGCTCTTTCCCACCCCGCTCCTCCGGGGTGTCTCTCGCTCCTTTCCCGGCCACTCTGCTCCGGTTTAGTCCTGAGGAGGCAGCGAGCTGGCTTGGTTTTGGGAATCCTCTTGTacacccctcccttctcctccgcGGGCTGAATCAGCTTCTTTTACACCACCGGCAGCTGGACTGTAGCGGTGGCTTGTTTGCTTCTCTGCAGCCGCGATGAGCTAAGTAGTTGCCTCCATGTCCTTCCTCTAACCATCTGATAGTTTTATGTGGTGACATGAGCAGAAAAGACCCCTGTAGAGGCGCTTCATTAATGTGCCACTTCTTTGCTATCATATGACAATCGCcttgggagcagggggaggggagcggggaggagggggctggagaGAAAGGCATAATCTGGTTTCATTTACACCTATTTACATGGACACCTTGGGCCAATGGGAATCATTTCCATTTGAAGACAAGGCGAGGGGTGAAAAGGCTCCGCCAGCGGAATTGCGGTGCGATGGTACCCGgtggctgggggtgggggggaaggtatGCACTAACCTCTCTGTGGACTTTGCAGAAAGCTTAGTCTGCAATTCACACTTACAAATGGAGGTACTGAGCAGTGGGATGTTTGACATGGAAATTGCTTGGCTGTGGTATTCTGTTTGTTCTGCATTGTTATCTGATTTGTATTGTTGGCTAACTTAAGGCGAGCCTTTTTCCCTGTAACGAGAGACTTTCTCTTTGCCAAATCCGCTCTCCCCGAGCGAAGGTTCTTCCGAGGAGAGAAAAGATCGGGGCTCCTCCGTAGCCGCCTCGGGAAGTTTccttcccccccagcccaggcaggacCGTTGCTCTAGTTCCGCGGACCTGTTGGTGCAAAGCCGTGGGAGTCGCCCTAAAATACATCGCAGCGGCCGGGCTCCTGGTCCCCGGCCGGGGCACAGCCCCGGCGTGCTCGGTGCTGAGCTGCCCTCCACGCTGCTATCCTgctcccggggccgggggccgcggcAGGCAGCGCCGGGGGCGCAGACTTGCGCTCCAGCCGGCCGGCCTCGGGGCGAGGGGGTCCCGCAGAGCTGGCCTGGGGTAACCGGTCCGCGTCACCGGTTACTGTGCTAAATATCGTCAACCTGACGCCTTTTGCGGGATTTCCGTGATGTGTCTCAGGCTGTTCGTGTGCCTGTGTGCTTCTTGGTGCGTACTTGTGTGTGTAGGAGCAGGCGGGATGTGTAACACCCGAGTTGCGGCGCTCTCTGCTCCGctgtgctgcctcctccccgggAACCAAGGCCCGATCCTGGAACCGCAGCCCAGACGAGCAGCCCCACTGCCAGCCGTGTGTCCTGGGGGGAGGATCAGGCCCGGAAGGTCCCAGGCTTGCCCTGGCATAGGAGGGAAGTTTGTATGATGTGTATTCCCGAGGCTGCGGTGCATCCTGTCACCCTAGAGCCACAATAAAAGATTGTCTCGGGAGCTGCAAGCCCTGGGAGGAAGAGCCTTTGTGGTGAATACACATCCACTCCATTAACAATATTTTCGGAGTCGGTCAATAACTCACCAAAACGTAACTTAAACACGATGAATTTAGGAGATTAAACAATTTCATTAATATTGAAATGGCTGCTGAGGCTGAGCGCGCCCGCTTGAAATGCAAGCGCACGTTTTTCAATATTAACAGAAGTacttgaagaaaagaataatgtCACCTTCTTAATTCAGCAAAAATAGccggggtgggggagggagCGCCGCGCCGGCTGTCCGTGCAGCGCGGGCTGCTGCGAGACGGGCTCTGCGGGCGCGTTAGAGTCTTCTCGGAGAGACAGTCCCCACCAAGCAGGGCTCCCTGAAACCTGGCAGCGgcttgaaaatgcatttcacacTGCAGCTAGCTCCGACGTCGTGTGTGTTAAACTGCGTTCCCCTCGTTCCAACCCGGCTGCCCTCGGTCCCATCTAATCCCTCTCTCTCGGGGCAGGATGTCGTTTAGAGAATAATGGGCAAATAATTGTGTTTCTAGGAATCCGAGAAGCCGACCTCGGCCCCGCGTTGCCGAGCTAACGAGCCCTTTTGGGGGGAGACCTGCCGCATGTCACCCCCCTTGCAGAGAGGGGCCCGGGAGTGTTCGTGCCCGGGAGCTGCCTCGCTCAGTTAACCGGCTCTGAGATGCTTCGTGCCAgccgggcagggcaggaagGCAGCCTCCAAACTTTTTTCGGGGGGGTAAGAGGTGATGAGCCGATGGGCGTTTGTTAGAAGGTAGGAAAGACAATACTCAGAAATGAGGACAGATTCCTCCCAGCGTCCCCTAGGACATCGGGCAGAAGGCTTCTATTTCTGTATTGAGGGCCCCCAAACACGCGGGTTTAATGGACACCtccaaaccccccccccccaacttctAACACCCCTCAGTTAGGGTTTTGTCTCTCAGCCCAAGTTCGCTCCTGGGATGCTTGTCCAAAAGAGAGCTTAGAAACAGCACGGGAGTAAATAAAATTCACAGGCTGacaaattcttttcttcctctttttgccagtaccttttctttttgaagaaagaaagaaaccaaccGCTGGCGCAAATGGGAACCTGCAAGCTGTAAAGTTACAGAAAAGTCGACTTCCGTTGTCATTTGCTACTCCGAGTGCGAACGAGGTATGGCTGTAAGGCgcccgattttttttttccccagtgcaaAGGAATGTGTGAGTGGAGGGGTAGGGCAGGCAAAACCATCCCGGTAATTGATACCCAAAGTTTCACCTCGTGTTAAGCACGCAACAGATGACAGACTTGGGCAATATAGGATTTAAATGTAACTTGTAGCATTTGCCTTTTACTTTGAAAGCCAACAttagggaggaggggagggggcaagTGAATCCAAATCCATTgtgcagaaaaccaaaacaaatagaCGTTTTTCTGAAGCCTAATTCAAATAAGGAGCTCAGGGGAAGTGTTGGGAAAACTGTATAAAATACACATAAGTCAATTATATCAATGTGCAAACCCAATGGAAATCTATTTCGTGCAATAGCCATTCAGCCCTTGCATGGAGCCCATCATGGACCACCTTTCTGCATGGAAGGTTCGCAATAGCCCCCTTTCCCACAAGCAAGACCACACACGTTTACAGATTTGGTAATAATTTATGCTAATTTTCCTCCATAAATCCACAATTCGCCTCAGTGGCAAGCGGGGCTgttgagagaggaaaaggagacagaaaagtgACAAATACAATATTGATTTTGAGTCCTTGTGGCTGCAAGCAGGTGTGTAGCTTTGCAGAGGGGAGGAGtgggagaggggctgtggggggaAGCCAAGAAGTTTTccaaggataaaaaaaaaaaagaagaaaaaaaatccactctgTGTGAGAGAATAGCTCACAACCTTGTTAATATTTACAAACCAGttgggagaaaagagaagggaggggggaagtaCCAGCTTCTTAGGGTTTCCTAGGCTGCGAAACACAATGCCAGGCTCTGAGCAAGCTTCCCCCGTTTTGGAAAGTCAACTCCAGGCTGCTGGTTGTGGCTGCATTTCGGCTAAGCCTCGCTCTCTTTTTTGTAATGGTTCTGCCTCTCTTTGCTTCTCGGGGGccgggagggagaaggaaacgGGCTGATTTGGGCTCTCCCACTTTTCTGTGTGCTTGAATTCCCGGTGCGGTTTCCCGAAGCGCTCCGGCCGCTCTAGGAACGGCGGGGCTTTGTCCCACCCCACATTCTTCACCAAATCTGCCACTTTGGCGTGAAACTACTTAGCGccctttcaaaagcattttgttcCTTTCGCAATGAGCACTAAACAAACTCCCCCTGCCTGTCAAGGCTGGACTGAGAACTGCTCCCCAAACCTGTACTCCTGATAGCAACAGACCTGCTCGGGGTTTGCAGTGCCCTTTGTGCCCGGGGGGGCGGGCTCGGGCACGGCTGCGCCCGGCGGGGCTCGGCGCTCCCGGCGTTGGGCAGCGCGCTCCACCGCCCCTTCCCTGCCGCCGCCCGCTGGCTCCTCGTCGCTGTCGCGCTCCTTAATGCCGGCTGCCTGTACGCGCTGTTCtcgcccgccccggcggggaTTTCAAGCACCAACAGCCCGACCGGGCACCTGGCCCCgctgcgccgccgccgggggTGGATCGGAGGATGGCCGGTCCCCATGTCCCAGGACACCCTTCCTTCCTCATGGCGGGAGGGACGGTGGACCCTGATCCTCGTCGGATTCAGGGACGAGGCAGACCTGGCGCTGCCCGTCCTCCCTCTTCCCGCGGGCCGCTGCGGCCCTGTCCGACGGCCCCGACGGAGACGGGCTGGCGCGCCCGAGCTCCCCCGTGCCCGCCTCGTCCCCGGCCCGGGGCCCGTCTGCGTGCGAGGGCGCGAGTGGTTGTGTCGTGCGTGGCGCCTTGCCGTGGGCAGGCGGAGCCCAGGGGCACGTATTAGCCCGGCGCCGCAAGTTTGTCGAAACTCAAAGGCCTGTACCGGCTGCCGCGGGGCCGCGCTCCGGACCCGCTGCCTTTGCTGGGATGAGCGGGTCCGAGCGCGCCCGGGGCTGGGGCGCGGCGCAGCGCAGCGCTCATCGCTCTCGGGCCTCGAGCCCCGGCCCCCGTGCAGCGGGCAGCC
It includes:
- the FOXB1 gene encoding forkhead box protein B1 codes for the protein MPRPGRNTYSDQKPPYSYISLTAMAIQSSPEKMLPLSEIYKFIMDRFPYYRENTQRWQNSLRHNLSFNDCFIKIPRRPDQPGKGSFWALHPSCGDMFENGSFLRRRKRFKVVKSDHLAPSKPADAAQYLQQQAKLRLSALAATGTHLPQMSTYNLGVSQPSSFKHPFAIENIIAREYKMPGGLAFSTMQPMPAAYPLPNQLTTVGSSIGTGWPHMYSSGMIDTATPISMASSEYGAYGVPIKPLCHGGQTLPAIPVPIKPTPAAVPALPALPAPIPTILSNSPPSLSPTSSQTATSQSSPATPSETLTSPAPALHSVAVH